Proteins co-encoded in one Haladaptatus sp. ZSTT2 genomic window:
- the infB gene encoding translation initiation factor IF-2, with amino-acid sequence MSDNNTPDTHSLRTPIVAVLGHVDHGKTSLLDKIRGSAVIEGEAGAITQHIGATAVPLEVISDIAGDLVNPDDFDLPGLLFIDTPGHHSFSTLRSRGGALADIAVLVVDVNDGFQPQTLEAIDILKRTQTPFIVAANKIDTTPGWNAQPDAPVQATFDKQSDRARQKLEQKLYEVIGNMSDAGFSADFYWRVQNFQKNIGVVPVSALTGEGVADLLTVLMGLSQRYMKEAMEIDVTGPGAGTVLEVKEERGFGATLDVVLYNGSVREGDTIVVGGKNDPIVTDVRALLKPRPLTEIRTEKRFDRFDEVTAAAGIKIAAPDLDDAMAGAPVRVVRDRPIEEVIEEVEAELSEIDVHTQDDGVVVKADTLGSLEAIASALKEAEVPIMRAEVGDVAPRDISVASTADEELNRVILAFNVGILDDAERRAEESEVKIFESDVIYQLIEDYEEHVDEIKRAQQTAVLDKIRRPARFQILQDHVFRQSNPAVVGVEVLSGTLKRNTPVVDFEGAEPKRVGMVKGIQEQGEDVDEARAGTRVSVAIDGPTVGRQIDEGDTLWAELPEKHAKILEQELKEDIPADEREALSMYLQKHRKRDPFWGK; translated from the coding sequence ATGTCGGACAATAACACACCAGATACACATTCACTGCGGACTCCCATCGTCGCCGTCCTCGGTCACGTAGACCACGGCAAGACGAGTCTGCTCGATAAGATTCGCGGCTCCGCCGTCATCGAAGGCGAAGCCGGTGCGATTACCCAGCACATCGGGGCGACGGCCGTCCCCCTAGAGGTCATCTCTGACATCGCCGGTGACCTCGTCAACCCCGATGACTTCGACCTGCCGGGCTTGCTGTTCATCGACACGCCGGGCCACCACTCGTTTTCGACGCTCCGCTCGCGCGGTGGGGCGCTCGCAGACATCGCCGTGCTCGTCGTAGACGTAAACGACGGCTTCCAGCCCCAGACGCTCGAAGCCATCGACATCCTGAAACGCACCCAGACGCCCTTCATCGTCGCGGCAAACAAAATCGACACCACGCCCGGCTGGAACGCCCAGCCAGACGCGCCCGTGCAGGCGACGTTCGACAAGCAGTCAGACCGCGCCCGCCAGAAGCTAGAGCAGAAACTCTACGAAGTCATCGGCAACATGAGCGACGCGGGCTTCTCGGCTGACTTCTACTGGCGCGTCCAGAACTTCCAGAAGAACATCGGTGTCGTCCCCGTCTCCGCGCTCACCGGCGAAGGCGTGGCCGACCTCCTGACCGTCCTGATGGGCCTCTCCCAGCGCTACATGAAAGAGGCCATGGAAATCGACGTGACCGGCCCCGGCGCGGGGACGGTCCTCGAAGTCAAAGAAGAACGCGGCTTCGGCGCAACCCTCGACGTGGTGCTCTACAACGGGAGCGTCCGCGAAGGCGACACCATCGTCGTCGGTGGGAAAAACGACCCCATCGTGACCGACGTGCGCGCCTTGCTGAAACCGCGCCCACTCACCGAGATTCGCACCGAGAAACGCTTCGACCGCTTCGACGAGGTGACCGCGGCAGCGGGTATCAAAATCGCCGCCCCCGACTTAGACGACGCGATGGCCGGTGCACCCGTGCGCGTCGTCCGCGACCGCCCAATCGAGGAGGTCATCGAGGAAGTCGAAGCCGAGCTCTCCGAAATCGACGTCCATACCCAAGACGACGGTGTGGTCGTGAAAGCCGACACCCTCGGCAGCCTCGAAGCGATTGCGAGCGCACTCAAGGAGGCAGAGGTGCCCATCATGCGCGCCGAAGTCGGTGACGTTGCCCCGCGCGACATCTCCGTCGCCTCCACCGCAGACGAAGAGCTGAATCGCGTCATCCTCGCGTTCAACGTCGGCATCTTAGACGACGCAGAACGCCGCGCAGAGGAGTCGGAGGTGAAAATCTTCGAATCCGACGTCATCTACCAACTCATCGAGGACTACGAGGAACACGTCGATGAGATCAAGCGCGCCCAGCAAACGGCCGTCCTCGACAAGATTCGCCGCCCGGCACGCTTCCAGATTCTCCAAGACCACGTCTTCCGCCAGTCGAACCCGGCCGTGGTCGGCGTCGAAGTGCTCTCGGGAACGCTCAAGCGCAACACCCCGGTCGTTGACTTCGAAGGCGCAGAACCGAAACGCGTCGGCATGGTCAAGGGCATCCAAGAACAGGGCGAAGACGTAGACGAAGCCCGCGCCGGAACCCGCGTGAGCGTCGCCATCGACGGCCCAACCGTTGGCCGCCAAATCGACGAAGGCGACACGCTCTGGGCGGAACTCCCCGAGAAACACGCGAAGATTCTCGAACAAGAGCTGAAAGAGGACATCCCGGCAGACGAGCGCGAGGCGCTCAGCATGTACCTCCAGAAACACCGCAAGCGCGACCCGTTCTGGGGGAAGTAG
- a CDS encoding DUF5812 family protein, producing MEQTGTFLCTHAEAESAILTDVSTGQVHTLGSNPGIEEGDAIEGTLAPEPPMEVSWELVSVERRWQIPVERSDETPTQLEKDLAAAQETGELTTRERAGIGEIHVLTVDADRTDAAVEDVLEDQATRERAARLGVNRVEIRAQAGVVAVRYLP from the coding sequence ATGGAACAGACGGGCACGTTTCTTTGTACGCACGCCGAGGCGGAGTCTGCGATTCTCACCGACGTTTCGACCGGGCAGGTACATACCCTCGGGTCGAATCCCGGCATCGAGGAGGGCGACGCCATCGAGGGAACCCTCGCGCCCGAACCGCCGATGGAGGTGTCGTGGGAACTCGTCTCCGTCGAACGCCGCTGGCAGATTCCAGTCGAACGCAGCGACGAGACGCCGACGCAACTCGAAAAAGACCTCGCTGCGGCACAAGAAACAGGAGAACTCACCACACGCGAACGCGCGGGCATCGGCGAGATTCACGTCCTGACCGTCGACGCTGACCGAACTGACGCGGCCGTCGAAGACGTTCTTGAAGACCAAGCGACCCGCGAGCGTGCCGCGCGCCTCGGGGTCAACCGCGTCGAAATCCGTGCGCAGGCGGGCGTCGTGGCGGTTCGTTACTTGCCCTGA
- a CDS encoding glucose-6-phosphate isomerase translates to MHLDVGNALASVAKPGVTEAALERLDARVALAHERIEQGRTAHEHGYEALNLPQRTEAAEIHDAVSSLMDAEAVLTVGIGGSALGAATISTALGIENAYVLDNVDPEHTSAVLDNLPLDKTAVNVVSRSGTTVETLATFLIVRDAMETAGVDWASRTLVTTGDEGPLRELANAHDLPTLKVPDGVPGRFSALSAVGLVPAAIMGGDIEGVLEGGREAMKSLSGSLFDSPAYAYGAIAYALDLRGASINAMVPYAEALEPFAEWFAQLWAESLGKDGMGQTPVRALGATDQHSQLQLYRAGPNDKLVTLVRPRDREDREIPETDAEELAYLSGNSLGDLLDAEFRATEASLAAANQPNVRIELDRVDAEGIGNLLYQMEAACVLAGELYGVETFTQPAVEWGKRAARGLLGGGDFEEAQAVEDKEPYWIQ, encoded by the coding sequence ATGCACCTGGACGTCGGAAACGCACTCGCCTCGGTCGCAAAGCCCGGTGTGACCGAAGCGGCCCTAGAACGATTAGATGCGCGTGTCGCGCTCGCCCACGAACGCATCGAACAGGGCCGCACGGCGCACGAACACGGCTACGAAGCGCTCAACCTCCCGCAGCGAACGGAGGCAGCCGAGATTCATGACGCCGTCTCCTCGCTCATGGACGCAGAGGCCGTCCTCACCGTCGGTATCGGTGGGAGCGCCCTCGGTGCGGCCACCATCTCCACCGCACTCGGCATCGAGAACGCCTACGTCCTCGACAACGTTGACCCCGAACACACCTCCGCCGTCCTCGACAACCTCCCGCTCGACAAAACCGCCGTCAACGTCGTCTCGCGCTCGGGCACGACCGTCGAAACGCTCGCCACCTTCCTCATCGTCCGCGACGCGATGGAAACCGCAGGCGTCGATTGGGCCAGCAGGACGCTCGTGACGACGGGTGACGAGGGACCGCTCCGGGAACTCGCAAACGCCCACGACCTCCCGACGCTCAAGGTTCCTGACGGCGTTCCGGGCCGGTTCTCTGCGCTCTCTGCGGTCGGGCTCGTCCCGGCGGCCATCATGGGCGGCGACATCGAAGGCGTCCTCGAAGGCGGTAGAGAGGCGATGAAGTCGCTTTCTGGGTCGCTGTTCGACTCGCCTGCCTACGCCTACGGCGCGATTGCCTACGCGCTCGACCTCCGCGGGGCGAGCATCAACGCGATGGTGCCCTACGCAGAGGCGTTAGAGCCGTTCGCCGAGTGGTTCGCCCAGCTCTGGGCCGAAAGCTTGGGTAAAGACGGCATGGGCCAGACGCCGGTGCGCGCGCTCGGGGCGACCGACCAGCACTCACAACTCCAACTGTACCGCGCCGGGCCGAACGACAAGCTCGTGACGCTCGTTCGCCCGCGCGACCGCGAAGACCGCGAGATTCCGGAGACCGACGCAGAAGAGCTTGCCTACCTCAGTGGGAACTCGCTTGGCGACCTCTTAGACGCCGAGTTCCGCGCGACCGAAGCCTCGCTCGCGGCGGCGAACCAGCCGAACGTCCGCATCGAACTCGACCGCGTCGATGCGGAAGGTATCGGGAACCTGCTCTACCAGATGGAAGCCGCGTGTGTGCTCGCGGGCGAACTCTACGGCGTCGAGACGTTCACCCAGCCCGCAGTCGAGTGGGGCAAGCGCGCCGCCCGCGGCCTGCTCGGTGGTGGCGACTTCGAAGAAGCGCAGGCCGTCGAGGACAAAGAACCGTATTGGATTCAGTGA
- a CDS encoding preprotein translocase subunit SecD: MISVRENWRIYLLVILIVLSGVALFAPPGGASDGQAGTADTGPTNLKYGLELSGGTRIRAPLVGFTAEDVAVTGDNDREVASTVASQLNISRTDVRVAPQTRTVEVFTNNVTKAEFASALQAAGLDASEESIRDGVTAETRQTAVAVLTEKINRIGLSGGTVQQVETTEETFILIEVPNQNRSDVINLIGDRGKVEIVAEFPAQGNGTTEYRQVSMLTQGDFTEIGAPQQGQGNDPPSVPVALNDEAAQNFSDGMQKFGFTSQQGIQNCRYESTPDDPGYCLHTVVDGQVVYSASMSSGLAGIIQNGDFVNDPSFTMTTTNMSEARALQVNLQAGALPTSLDIEGEGTTYFLEPALASEFKLFSLITGIIAVLAVAGMTYLRYGKLEIAAPMVVTALAEVVILLGFAAAIDLALDLSHIAGLIAVIGTGVDDLVIIADEIIQSGEIKTSRVFRDRFRKAFWVIGAAAATTIVAMSPLAVLSLGDLQGFAIITIVGVLIGVLVTRPAYGDVLRNLMNID, encoded by the coding sequence ATGATTTCCGTCCGCGAAAACTGGCGGATTTACCTGTTGGTCATCCTCATCGTCCTCTCGGGGGTCGCCCTGTTCGCGCCGCCCGGCGGCGCAAGCGACGGTCAAGCCGGAACCGCTGATACGGGGCCGACCAACCTCAAGTACGGCCTCGAACTCTCCGGCGGGACGCGCATCCGCGCGCCGCTCGTCGGCTTCACCGCAGAGGACGTTGCGGTCACCGGCGACAACGACCGCGAGGTCGCAAGCACCGTCGCCTCCCAACTCAACATCTCGCGGACGGACGTTCGCGTTGCGCCCCAGACCCGGACGGTCGAGGTGTTCACGAACAACGTGACGAAAGCCGAGTTCGCAAGCGCCCTGCAAGCGGCGGGCCTCGATGCGAGCGAGGAAAGCATCCGCGATGGCGTCACCGCAGAAACCCGTCAAACGGCCGTTGCGGTGCTCACGGAGAAAATCAACCGCATCGGTCTCTCTGGCGGGACGGTCCAGCAGGTCGAGACCACAGAGGAGACGTTCATTCTGATTGAGGTGCCAAACCAGAACCGCTCTGACGTTATCAACCTCATCGGCGACCGCGGGAAGGTCGAAATCGTCGCCGAGTTCCCCGCCCAAGGCAACGGCACGACCGAATATCGACAGGTTTCGATGCTCACGCAGGGTGACTTCACCGAAATCGGCGCGCCCCAGCAGGGGCAGGGCAACGACCCGCCATCCGTACCCGTCGCGCTGAACGACGAAGCCGCCCAGAACTTCTCAGACGGGATGCAGAAGTTCGGCTTCACGAGCCAACAGGGCATCCAGAACTGTCGGTACGAATCGACGCCCGACGACCCCGGCTACTGTCTGCACACCGTCGTTGACGGCCAAGTCGTCTACTCGGCGTCGATGTCCTCCGGCCTCGCGGGCATCATCCAGAACGGCGATTTCGTCAACGACCCGTCGTTCACCATGACGACGACGAACATGTCCGAGGCGCGCGCCCTGCAGGTCAACCTGCAGGCCGGTGCGCTCCCGACGTCCCTCGACATCGAGGGTGAAGGGACGACGTACTTCCTCGAACCCGCACTCGCCTCCGAGTTCAAGCTGTTCAGCCTCATCACCGGCATCATCGCCGTCCTCGCCGTCGCCGGGATGACCTACCTTCGCTACGGCAAACTCGAAATCGCCGCGCCGATGGTCGTCACCGCGCTCGCAGAAGTCGTCATCCTGCTCGGCTTCGCCGCGGCCATCGACCTCGCGCTCGACCTCTCGCACATTGCGGGGCTCATCGCCGTGATTGGCACCGGGGTGGACGACTTGGTGATTATCGCAGACGAAATCATCCAGTCGGGAGAAATCAAGACCAGTCGCGTGTTCCGCGACCGCTTCCGCAAGGCGTTCTGGGTCATCGGTGCGGCCGCCGCGACGACTATCGTCGCCATGAGTCCGCTCGCGGTGCTCAGCCTCGGTGACCTCCAAGGATTCGCCATCATCACCATCGTTGGTGTGCTCATCGGCGTGCTCGTCACCCGCCCGGCCTACGGTGACGTGCTGCGCAACCTGATGAACATCGACTAA
- a CDS encoding CPBP family intramembrane glutamic endopeptidase: protein MSQSPAASVGVALAGVALAAAFLPWMGAGTTVAGLTVGSVVGAALAGVALLAFLLRRHELLPRAWGAPLAGLASGAVVCAAIYTLLAPALTDATAGALGSGLPVAAFSGLFALGAAVADGAAISAKRLSRMVRDVAIASAVGLISFLVGMALSIIPTSIVADVGFAVQFGVFTTFFGLGLALSAIAYLKLREIGLDYIDIRMPSKRDLAYAVGGVVVLYGAAIAISILLQSLGLSGAESSIEQQAREGNPTLLLVLIPLSWLVIGPGEELVFRNIVQKSLYDSFSERAAVVVASCIFALIHIPQYYSATNPASTFTTLVVIFILSLLLGETYRRTGNLVVPILIHGTFNAVQFFQLYIQLAGSPV, encoded by the coding sequence ATGTCACAGAGCCCTGCGGCCAGCGTAGGGGTCGCGCTTGCAGGCGTCGCCCTCGCCGCCGCGTTCCTCCCGTGGATGGGCGCGGGAACGACCGTCGCTGGCCTCACCGTTGGCAGCGTTGTCGGAGCCGCTCTCGCCGGCGTTGCCCTGCTCGCCTTCCTCCTTCGCCGCCACGAACTGCTCCCCCGGGCATGGGGCGCGCCCCTCGCGGGACTCGCAAGCGGTGCCGTCGTCTGTGCCGCCATCTACACGCTTCTCGCGCCGGCGCTCACCGATGCAACCGCTGGAGCGCTCGGCAGCGGCCTCCCAGTCGCCGCGTTTTCCGGGCTGTTCGCCCTCGGGGCGGCGGTCGCAGACGGCGCAGCTATTTCGGCAAAGCGCCTCTCACGGATGGTTCGCGACGTGGCGATTGCGTCTGCGGTCGGCCTCATCAGCTTCCTCGTCGGGATGGCACTTTCTATCATCCCAACCTCGATTGTCGCAGACGTTGGCTTCGCCGTCCAGTTCGGCGTGTTCACAACCTTCTTCGGCCTCGGACTCGCCCTCTCTGCGATTGCGTATCTGAAACTCCGGGAGATTGGCCTCGACTACATCGACATTCGGATGCCGAGCAAACGCGACCTCGCCTACGCCGTTGGTGGCGTGGTCGTGCTCTACGGCGCGGCAATCGCCATCAGCATCCTGCTCCAATCGCTCGGGCTGTCGGGCGCAGAGAGTAGTATCGAGCAACAAGCGCGCGAGGGGAATCCGACGCTGTTGCTCGTGCTTATCCCGCTGTCGTGGCTCGTCATCGGCCCGGGCGAGGAACTCGTGTTCCGCAACATCGTCCAAAAATCGCTCTACGACAGCTTCTCAGAGCGCGCGGCCGTCGTCGTCGCAAGCTGTATCTTCGCGCTCATCCACATTCCCCAGTACTACAGCGCGACGAACCCCGCCTCTACGTTCACGACGCTCGTCGTGATTTTCATCCTCTCGCTGCTACTCGGTGAGACCTACCGGCGAACCGGCAACCTCGTCGTCCCCATTCTGATTCACGGAACGTTCAACGCAGTCCAATTCTTCCAACTCTACATCCAGCTGGCTGGCAGCCCGGTCTGA
- a CDS encoding cupredoxin domain-containing protein, translating into MDRRTLLKRGVTVAGLSFLAGCTGGGDEETTTTATTESTTTEPTTEETTTAQATTTTQTTTAEQTPVQSAITITVGQGGNLRFSPTRASVKVGGEVTWTWDSSGHNVRPRSQPDGANWEGTPGGDGTTYSKGEEFSFTFDVPGTYEYYCAPHQSFGMEGILEVVE; encoded by the coding sequence ATGGATAGACGAACCCTCCTCAAACGCGGCGTCACGGTCGCTGGGCTCTCGTTTCTCGCCGGGTGTACCGGCGGCGGCGACGAAGAGACCACAACGACCGCGACCACCGAGTCAACAACGACGGAGCCGACGACGGAGGAAACAACCACAGCGCAGGCCACGACGACCACGCAAACGACGACCGCAGAACAAACGCCCGTCCAGTCGGCCATCACCATTACGGTCGGCCAAGGCGGCAACCTGCGCTTTTCGCCCACCCGCGCGTCGGTCAAAGTCGGCGGCGAGGTGACGTGGACGTGGGATTCGTCTGGTCACAACGTGCGCCCGCGTTCGCAACCAGATGGCGCGAATTGGGAGGGAACTCCCGGCGGTGACGGCACCACGTACAGTAAGGGCGAGGAGTTCAGTTTCACCTTCGACGTTCCCGGCACGTACGAGTACTACTGTGCGCCCCACCAGAGCTTTGGAATGGAAGGCATCCTCGAAGTCGTCGAATAG
- a CDS encoding DUF5811 family protein has protein sequence MYGNTPYAGDDSTDRAAQAVLTPDQRRELRRGVVGVATRTRAFLPDEYVIGTELTAGLDGTPHALVAVHPPIGSPVSAGISPDDDDFEREGGIISAEDREEVARSLAAQAALQVKQSLNSDVDATAR, from the coding sequence ATGTATGGAAACACCCCGTATGCGGGCGACGACAGCACCGACCGGGCAGCACAGGCCGTGCTGACGCCCGACCAGCGCCGTGAACTCCGGCGGGGCGTCGTCGGTGTTGCGACGCGAACGCGGGCGTTTCTGCCCGACGAGTACGTCATCGGCACGGAGCTCACCGCCGGACTCGACGGCACGCCCCACGCCCTCGTGGCAGTCCACCCGCCGATTGGCTCGCCCGTAAGCGCCGGCATCTCGCCGGACGACGACGACTTCGAGCGCGAAGGCGGCATCATCAGCGCCGAAGACCGCGAAGAAGTCGCTCGCAGCCTCGCCGCACAGGCGGCCCTGCAGGTCAAACAATCGCTCAATTCTGACGTTGACGCGACGGCCCGGTAG
- the secF gene encoding protein translocase subunit SecF: MVEFEVPEVDFSRYTNRQLAAVPLGVLAVALLIIAGWTAMTGAPVTPGIAFTGGTELQIQTTDSPAQIEATFDTPVESIQPIRSTDDTYIVTFQATDDGTSATAIEQQARDAGYTVESSQSRSPSFGAETQRLALLGVLIAFLGMSTIVFILFRSFVPSIAVVLSAFSDIVIPIALMNIFGIKLSLGTVAALLMLIGYSVDSDLLLNNHILRRSGDFYESTYRAMRTGVTMTLTSLTAMAVMTVTAFLFGIPLLPSIGIVLVFGLTADLMNTYMLNLSLLRWYKFEGVAR, from the coding sequence ATGGTCGAGTTCGAGGTACCGGAAGTCGATTTCTCCCGGTACACCAACCGCCAGTTGGCGGCGGTGCCCCTCGGAGTGCTCGCCGTTGCGCTGCTCATCATCGCTGGGTGGACCGCGATGACGGGTGCGCCGGTCACCCCTGGCATCGCGTTCACCGGCGGCACCGAATTACAGATACAGACGACCGATTCACCGGCCCAAATCGAAGCGACGTTCGACACGCCGGTCGAGTCAATCCAACCGATTCGTTCCACGGACGATACCTACATCGTGACGTTCCAAGCGACCGATGACGGCACGTCCGCCACCGCCATCGAGCAACAGGCGCGGGATGCAGGCTACACCGTCGAGTCCTCACAGAGTCGCTCCCCGAGTTTCGGGGCTGAGACCCAGCGACTTGCGCTGCTTGGCGTGCTCATCGCGTTCCTCGGGATGAGCACCATCGTCTTCATCCTGTTTCGCTCGTTCGTCCCGTCGATTGCCGTCGTCCTCTCTGCGTTCTCGGACATCGTGATTCCGATTGCGCTGATGAACATCTTCGGCATCAAACTCTCGCTCGGGACGGTCGCTGCGCTGTTGATGCTGATTGGTTACAGCGTCGACTCTGACCTCCTGCTCAACAACCACATCCTGCGCCGAAGCGGCGACTTCTATGAATCCACGTATCGTGCGATGCGTACGGGTGTCACGATGACGCTCACGTCGCTCACCGCGATGGCTGTGATGACGGTCACAGCGTTCCTCTTTGGGATTCCGTTGCTGCCGTCGATTGGGATCGTCCTCGTCTTTGGCCTCACCGCTGACCTGATGAACACATACATGCTCAATCTGAGCCTGCTTCGCTGGTACAAATTCGAGGGGGTGGCCCGATGA
- a CDS encoding PRC-barrel domain-containing protein, translating to MPEILAENLSGKAVMGSDGAEIGMLYNITMDLKTGSLHELIVEPTEQTNTRNVDFSVNDSGRFKVPVNRVQAVKDHIVIRR from the coding sequence ATGCCCGAAATACTCGCCGAGAATCTGTCGGGGAAGGCCGTGATGGGCTCAGACGGGGCTGAAATCGGGATGCTCTACAACATCACGATGGACCTCAAAACGGGGTCGCTCCACGAACTCATCGTCGAACCAACAGAACAGACCAACACGCGCAACGTTGATTTCAGCGTCAACGACAGCGGGCGGTTCAAGGTGCCCGTAAACCGCGTCCAGGCAGTCAAAGACCACATCGTCATCCGTCGTTAA
- a CDS encoding pyruvoyl-dependent arginine decarboxylase: MSHIRVVWGTASAPTPMASFDAALREANIHNYNLVTVSSVIPDDVAVEAVGTAPDLGPVGNRLTVVEGKATVAPASGDTAVAALAWAQTPSGKGIFYEASGHDPADVRTRVEEGLEAGKALRNWEFGETNVQLASAPADSTEYVTALVVAAYGESEPII; encoded by the coding sequence ATGAGTCACATCCGCGTCGTCTGGGGGACGGCGAGCGCACCCACCCCCATGGCCTCGTTCGACGCCGCGCTCAGAGAGGCCAATATCCACAACTACAACCTTGTCACCGTCTCGTCGGTGATTCCAGACGACGTGGCCGTCGAAGCCGTCGGCACGGCACCCGACCTCGGGCCCGTCGGAAATCGCCTGACGGTGGTCGAAGGCAAGGCAACCGTCGCACCTGCTTCTGGTGACACCGCCGTCGCGGCACTCGCGTGGGCACAGACGCCCTCGGGGAAAGGCATCTTCTACGAAGCGTCGGGACACGACCCAGCGGACGTGCGCACCCGCGTCGAAGAAGGGCTGGAGGCGGGCAAGGCACTCCGCAACTGGGAGTTTGGCGAGACGAACGTGCAACTCGCGTCCGCACCGGCCGATTCGACCGAGTACGTCACCGCGCTCGTGGTGGCCGCCTACGGCGAGAGCGAGCCAATCATCTGA
- a CDS encoding helix-turn-helix transcriptional regulator → MGTAFDDLAFLAGSENRPAVLLAVTERPHTRDELEAETGASRVTLGRILADLTDRGWIRRRGRQYEVTGLGRLVANAYKTFFETMETVAQLQPLAPWLPVEDFGFDIDRLEDASVTIPTHSDPLAPYRHAAHTQRQASSLTVLTNATAPQNIEVIWRRTTAGDLTIDAILTHDVIDTIQNDEQMASMFRDILASGQADIRRYNGDIPFIVAVADDLVDIAIADEGGLPRGLIQVVDEEVRSWAEQTIARYREQSMELSVESFAG, encoded by the coding sequence ATGGGCACAGCCTTCGACGACTTGGCGTTTCTCGCCGGGTCTGAGAATCGGCCTGCCGTTTTACTTGCCGTCACAGAGCGACCGCACACCCGCGACGAACTCGAAGCAGAGACTGGAGCATCTCGCGTGACGCTCGGCCGCATTCTCGCAGACCTCACCGACCGGGGGTGGATACGTCGTCGTGGGCGACAGTACGAGGTGACCGGGCTTGGTCGCCTCGTCGCCAACGCGTACAAGACATTTTTCGAAACCATGGAGACGGTCGCCCAGCTGCAGCCACTCGCGCCGTGGCTGCCGGTCGAAGACTTCGGCTTCGACATCGACCGACTCGAAGACGCTTCGGTGACCATCCCCACGCACTCAGACCCGCTTGCACCCTACCGTCACGCGGCTCACACTCAGCGCCAAGCGTCGTCGCTTACGGTGCTCACGAACGCAACCGCCCCCCAGAACATCGAGGTCATCTGGCGGCGCACCACTGCCGGTGACCTGACCATCGACGCCATCCTCACCCACGATGTCATCGACACCATCCAGAACGACGAGCAGATGGCGTCCATGTTCCGCGATATTTTGGCCTCCGGACAGGCGGATATCCGGCGCTACAACGGCGATATTCCGTTCATCGTCGCCGTGGCCGACGACCTGGTCGATATTGCGATTGCCGACGAAGGCGGCCTGCCTCGGGGGCTTATCCAGGTCGTAGACGAGGAGGTGCGGTCGTGGGCAGAACAGACCATCGCCCGGTATCGGGAGCAATCGATGGAGCTGTCGGTCGAGTCATTTGCTGGCTGA
- a CDS encoding CopG family transcriptional regulator produces the protein MVQTLMRHYSLVCEDHLAEQVARLAQEYGLTEEEVLRQLISAGLSSLD, from the coding sequence GTGGTACAAACCCTCATGCGCCACTACTCACTCGTCTGTGAGGACCATCTTGCAGAGCAGGTCGCTCGGCTGGCGCAAGAGTACGGTCTCACGGAAGAAGAGGTGCTCAGGCAGTTGATTTCTGCCGGGCTTTCCTCGCTCGATTAG
- a CDS encoding NOB1 family endonuclease, translating to MHVLDTSAFIHEYHTQAKKASIPLVREELEAEHAFRFDAMEGAGMYIHIPDEQSVETVERAARKSGDLAELSDTDLRLIAAAYELEGILVTDDYAMQNVAERLEVTVEVIAQDGIDQQRNWKFQCQGCGRVYDENKDRCPICGTGLTRKNPSSA from the coding sequence ATGCACGTTCTCGACACGTCCGCTTTTATCCACGAGTATCATACGCAAGCGAAGAAGGCCTCTATCCCGCTCGTCCGCGAGGAGCTCGAAGCCGAACACGCCTTCCGTTTCGACGCGATGGAAGGCGCTGGGATGTACATCCACATCCCCGACGAGCAGTCGGTCGAAACCGTCGAGCGCGCCGCGCGCAAGTCGGGCGACTTAGCCGAACTCTCAGATACGGACCTCCGGCTGATTGCGGCGGCCTACGAACTCGAAGGCATTCTCGTCACCGACGACTACGCGATGCAGAACGTCGCAGAGCGCCTCGAAGTCACCGTCGAGGTCATCGCACAGGACGGCATTGACCAACAGCGCAACTGGAAGTTCCAGTGTCAGGGCTGTGGCCGCGTCTATGATGAGAACAAAGACCGCTGTCCGATTTGCGGCACTGGACTCACCCGTAAGAATCCAAGTAGTGCCTAA